From Fundulus heteroclitus isolate FHET01 chromosome 5, MU-UCD_Fhet_4.1, whole genome shotgun sequence, a single genomic window includes:
- the LOC105921103 gene encoding keratin, type I cytoskeletal 19, with translation MTSMRSGISSMSLYSLSSAPRASRGTSVYGGAGGRNVRVSYASNGVSSGFDLTQALGSGDSFNIAGNEKGMMQNLNDRLAAYLEKVRTLESANAQLEIQIREWYDKKTPTTRDYSKYEAIIDDLRMKIKAATMDNTGVMLQIDNAKLAAEDFRAKYETELAVRMSVDSDIVGLRRVLDDLTMTRSDLEMQVEGLKEELIFMKKNHEEEMAAMRSNVYSGSVNVEVDAKPHEDLSKIMEEMRSQYEGIVDKNRRDMEAWYKVKFDELNKVVATSTETIQTSRTEINDLKRTLQSLQIDLQSEMSLKSALEGQLSETESRYSLKLQNLQIMVDNLEAELHQIKMDIARQSQEYQVLLDIKTRLEMEIAEYRRLLDGEDVKKTVIVEKKEVKQEIKQEVKQEVKVEEHKPVITKRTKVVIEEIVDGKVVSRTEDVDTAIVSQ, from the exons atgACCTCCATGCGCTCAGGAATATCCTCCATGTCACTCTACTCCTTGTCCAGCGCCCCGAGAGCCTCGCGCGGCACCAGCGTGTACGGCGGCGCCGGAGGCAGGAATGTCCGCGTGTCGTACGCTTCCAACGGCGTGAGCTCCGGCTTCGACCTGACGCAGGCGCTCGGGTCCGGCGACAGCTTCAATATCGCCGGAAACGAGAAGGGGATGATGCAGAACCTCAACGACCGGCTGGCCGCCTACCTGGAGAAGGTGCGCACGCTGGAGTCCGCCAACGCGCAGCTGGAGATCCAGATCCGGGAATGGTACGACAAAAAGACCCCCACCACCAGAGACTACAGCAAATACGAGGCGATCATCGACGACCTGCGCAtgaag ATAAAAGCTGCCACTATGGACAACACCGGGGTGATGCTGCAGATCGACAATGCCAAACTGGCAGCAGAGGACTTCAGAGCCAA GTATGAGACTGAGCTGGCTGTCCGCATGTCGGTGGACAGTGACATTGTCGGGCTGCGCAGGGTCCTTGACGACCTGACCATGACTCGGTCTGACCTTGAGATGCAGGTGGAGGGCCTGAAGGAAGAGCTGATCTTTATGAAGAAGAATCATGAGGAG GAAATGGCCGCTATGCGCAGCAATGTCTACTCCGGCTCGGTGAACGTGGAGGTCGATGCCAAACCGCACGAGGACCTGTCCAAGATCATGGAAGAGATGCGATCCCAGTACGAGGGCATTGTCGATAAGAACCGCCGTGACATGGAAGCCTGGTACAAGGTCAAG TTTGACGAGCTGAACAAGGTGGTGGCAACCAGCACAGAGACTATCCAGACGTCCCGAACTGAGATCAACGACCTGAAGAGGACGCTTCAGTCTTTGCAGATTGACTTACAGTCCGAGATGAGCCTG AAATCTGCCTTGGAAGGTCAGCTGAGTGAGACAGAGTCACGCTACAGCCTGAAGCTGCAGAACTTGCAGATCATGGTGGACAACCTGGAGGCCGAGCTCCATCAGATTAAGATGGACATCGCTCGGCAGTCCCAAGAgtaccaggttctgctggaCATTAAGACCAGGCTGGAGATGGAGATCGCCGAGTACAGAAGACTTCTGGACGGAGAGGACGTCAA GAAAACCGTAATTGTGGAGAAGAAGGAAGTTAAACAAGAGATTAAACAAGAGGTTAAACAAGAGGTTAAAGTAGAAGAAC ATAAACCAGTCATTACCAAGAGGACAAAGGTGGTGATTGAGGAGATTGTGGACGGAAAAGTGGTGTCGCGTACAGAAGACGTGGACACCGCTATTGTCAGCCAGTAA